A genomic segment from Clostridium pasteurianum BC1 encodes:
- the pheS gene encoding phenylalanine--tRNA ligase subunit alpha, translating to MKEKLEEIKNSAIAELKNSVKKEELEKLRVKYLGKKGELTQILRGMGALSKEERPVIGKIANEVREKIEGIINEAMDSFNQREKEEKLNSEIIDISLPGRKQTIGHRNPLDITLRKTEEIFRSMGFTVEEGPEVEYDKYNFEMLNIPKNHPARGEQDTFYINDNMVLRTQTSPVQIRTMLSQKPPIKMISPGKVYRSDAADATHSPIFYQVEGLVVDKGITFADMKGTLEMYIKKMFGENVKTKFRPHHFPFTEPSAELDISCFACGGEGCKVCKGEGFIEMYGCGMVHPQVLRNCGIDPEVYSGFAFGVGLDRIVMQTLGIDDIRQLYESDMRFLDQF from the coding sequence ATGAAAGAAAAATTAGAGGAGATTAAAAATAGTGCCATTGCTGAACTCAAGAATTCAGTAAAAAAAGAAGAACTTGAAAAATTAAGAGTAAAATACCTTGGGAAAAAAGGAGAACTTACACAGATATTAAGAGGTATGGGTGCTCTTTCAAAGGAAGAGAGACCGGTAATAGGTAAAATAGCCAATGAGGTGCGAGAAAAAATAGAAGGTATAATAAATGAGGCAATGGATAGCTTTAACCAAAGAGAAAAAGAAGAAAAATTGAACAGTGAAATAATTGATATTTCTCTTCCAGGTAGAAAGCAGACGATAGGACATAGAAATCCACTGGACATAACTTTGAGGAAAACAGAAGAGATTTTTCGTTCCATGGGATTCACAGTAGAAGAGGGCCCGGAAGTTGAATACGATAAATACAATTTTGAGATGCTGAATATCCCTAAAAATCATCCTGCTAGAGGTGAACAGGATACATTCTATATAAATGATAATATGGTTTTAAGAACTCAAACTTCACCAGTTCAAATAAGGACTATGCTAAGTCAAAAGCCACCTATAAAAATGATATCACCAGGAAAGGTATATAGGTCAGATGCAGCAGACGCTACTCACTCTCCTATATTTTATCAGGTAGAAGGCCTTGTAGTTGATAAGGGAATAACCTTCGCGGATATGAAAGGCACTTTGGAAATGTATATAAAAAAGATGTTTGGTGAAAATGTAAAGACAAAATTCAGACCTCATCATTTTCCATTTACAGAACCTTCAGCAGAACTTGATATTTCCTGCTTTGCCTGCGGTGGAGAAGGCTGCAAGGTTTGTAAGGGTGAAGGCTTTATAGAAATGTATGGTTGTGGTATGGTTCATCCACAGGTGCTTAGAAACTGCGGAATTGATCCGGAAGTTTACAGTGGTTTTGCTTTTGGTGTGGGTCTTGATAGAATTGTTATGCAAACACTAGGTATAGATGATATAAGGCAATTATATGAAAGTGATATGAGATTTTTAGATCAGTTTTAA
- a CDS encoding small, acid-soluble spore protein, alpha/beta type, producing the protein MGKTPLKKVIKAKLKSNRELTEMEKLRENIKYEIAEELGLSEKIDELGWSGLTAEETGRIGGLMTKRKKELHLPKNVDIQNYDEKSQESKE; encoded by the coding sequence ATGGGGAAAACACCTTTAAAAAAAGTAATAAAAGCAAAACTTAAATCCAATAGGGAACTGACTGAGATGGAAAAATTAAGAGAGAATATAAAATATGAAATAGCAGAGGAGCTGGGTCTCAGCGAAAAAATTGATGAACTTGGCTGGAGCGGATTAACAGCAGAAGAAACGGGAAGAATAGGTGGCTTAATGACTAAGAGAAAAAAGGAGCTGCATCTACCTAAAAATGTGGATATACAGAATTATGATGAAAAAAGTCAAGAAAGTAAGGAGTGA
- the dapB gene encoding 4-hydroxy-tetrahydrodipicolinate reductase, whose protein sequence is MRILLNGCGGKMGKVVIEAAKKFDNAIIAAGIDNFTKDSFDFPVFKTIDSCNVSVDVILDFSRPDALEDILKLAEKNNLPVVLCTTGFSDDQIEKINAFSKEHAIFRSGNMSIGINVINNILKNISAFLYENYDIEIIEKHHNQKVDAPSGTALLLGDTIKAAIKADTVYVNGREGIHKREHNEIGVHAIRGGSIVGEHEIIFAGQGETIELKHTAISREVFAVGALKACEFMQGKSKGLYNMDNVLNS, encoded by the coding sequence GTGAGAATATTATTAAATGGCTGCGGCGGTAAAATGGGAAAGGTAGTAATTGAGGCAGCCAAAAAATTTGACAATGCCATAATTGCAGCAGGTATCGACAATTTTACAAAGGACTCCTTTGATTTTCCGGTATTTAAAACTATTGATTCCTGCAATGTATCTGTAGATGTAATTCTTGATTTTTCAAGACCAGATGCTTTAGAAGATATTTTAAAACTTGCCGAAAAAAATAATTTACCTGTTGTATTGTGCACCACAGGCTTCAGTGATGATCAAATTGAAAAAATAAATGCTTTCAGCAAAGAACATGCAATATTCCGTTCAGGCAATATGTCTATAGGTATAAACGTGATAAACAATATATTAAAAAATATAAGTGCATTTTTATACGAAAATTACGATATTGAAATAATTGAAAAGCATCACAATCAAAAGGTAGATGCCCCTAGTGGTACTGCTCTTTTACTTGGTGATACTATAAAAGCTGCTATTAAGGCTGATACAGTCTATGTAAATGGAAGAGAAGGCATTCACAAGAGAGAACACAATGAAATAGGCGTTCACGCCATACGCGGCGGAAGTATTGTAGGTGAGCATGAAATAATCTTTGCTGGTCAAGGAGAAACTATAGAATTAAAACATACTGCGATTTCCAGAGAAGTTTTTGCAGTAGGTGCCCTTAAGGCTTGTGAATTTATGCAAGGAAAATCAAAAGGTCTTTATAATATGGATAATGTACTGAATTCATAA
- a CDS encoding TrmH family RNA methyltransferase produces the protein MLEVIKSKDNSTIKEIKKLQEKKYRNLYNKFIVEGFRFVSEALDSKFHVCYIIISETIEEKFKKLRLNEKVKDDTKLIKVSESILKSICSTDNPQGIAAVVSNKETIMDYNEGFYILADKIQDPGNMGTIIRTADAAGAKGVIITKGAVDIYNGKALRSTMGSIFKIPIILDEDLKHVKSLKQQGFKIVTSSLDTEYNFYDVDLTGKIIIVVGNEGSGISEEIYSLSDEKVKIPMPGNTESLNVGIAAGIMMFEAVRQKIVEKKS, from the coding sequence TTGTTAGAAGTAATAAAAAGTAAGGATAATTCAACAATTAAAGAAATAAAAAAATTACAGGAAAAAAAATATAGGAATCTTTATAATAAATTTATAGTGGAGGGCTTTAGATTTGTTTCAGAAGCTTTGGATTCAAAATTTCATGTATGTTATATTATAATTAGTGAAACAATAGAAGAAAAATTCAAGAAGCTTAGGTTAAATGAGAAGGTAAAGGATGATACTAAACTTATTAAGGTTTCTGAGTCTATATTAAAGAGTATATGCAGTACGGATAATCCACAGGGGATTGCAGCGGTGGTAAGTAATAAAGAAACTATTATGGATTACAATGAGGGATTTTATATATTGGCAGATAAGATTCAGGATCCTGGAAATATGGGAACAATTATAAGAACTGCCGATGCAGCCGGTGCAAAGGGTGTTATAATAACAAAAGGCGCTGTAGATATATATAATGGCAAAGCACTTAGATCCACTATGGGTTCTATATTTAAAATACCCATAATACTAGATGAAGATTTAAAGCATGTAAAAAGTTTAAAACAGCAGGGCTTTAAAATTGTAACCAGTTCTTTGGATACAGAATATAATTTTTATGATGTAGATCTTACTGGAAAGATAATTATTGTAGTGGGGAATGAAGGCAGTGGAATCAGTGAAGAAATCTACAGCCTTTCTGATGAAAAGGTAAAAATACCAATGCCAGGTAATACAGAGTCGTTAAATGTAGGAATAGCAGCAGGAATAATGATGTTTGAAGCGGTTAGACAGAAAATAGTTGAAAAAAAATCTTAG
- the rplT gene encoding 50S ribosomal protein L20, which translates to MARVKRAVNARKYHKKILKLAKGYYGGKSKLFKTANESVIRALRNAYVGRKLKKRDFRKLWIARINAATRINGLSYSRFINGIKLAGIDLNRKMLSEIAINDPKAFTELVETAKKQLA; encoded by the coding sequence ATGGCAAGAGTAAAGAGAGCTGTAAATGCTCGTAAATATCATAAAAAAATATTAAAACTTGCGAAAGGCTACTATGGTGGAAAAAGCAAGTTATTTAAAACTGCTAACGAAAGTGTTATCAGAGCATTAAGAAATGCATACGTTGGAAGAAAATTAAAGAAGAGAGATTTCAGAAAGCTTTGGATAGCTAGAATAAATGCTGCTACAAGAATAAATGGTCTTTCATATTCAAGATTTATCAATGGAATCAAATTAGCAGGTATAGACCTTAACAGAAAAATGCTTTCAGAAATAGCTATAAATGATCCTAAAGCTTTTACAGAATTAGTGGAAACAGCTAAAAAACAATTAGCTTAA
- the dapA gene encoding 4-hydroxy-tetrahydrodipicolinate synthase has translation MSIFVGSAVAIVTPFTESGVDLEKLKELIEWHIKSSTDAIVICGTSGEASTMTTEERKETIKFTVDVVNKRIPVIAGTGSNNTSESIKMSKWAESVGVDGLLIITPYYNKTTQKGLIEHFKAINDAVNIPIVLYNVPGRTGMNLNPETLLTLSDLKNIKAIKEASGNISQIAKMKALCKDRFDIYSGNDDQIVPILSLGGKGVISVIANILPTEIHEMVIAYIKGDHSKALELQLNTLALCNALFIETNPIPIKTALNLLGYKVGSLRLPLCSMNEKNLQILKDEIKAYGLSLKEE, from the coding sequence ATGAGTATATTTGTAGGCAGCGCTGTAGCTATTGTAACTCCTTTTACAGAAAGTGGAGTAGATTTAGAGAAACTTAAAGAATTAATTGAATGGCACATAAAATCTTCTACAGATGCCATAGTAATTTGTGGTACTTCTGGTGAGGCATCTACCATGACTACAGAAGAACGAAAAGAAACAATAAAATTTACAGTAGATGTAGTCAATAAGAGAATACCAGTAATTGCTGGTACAGGAAGCAATAATACCAGTGAAAGTATTAAAATGAGTAAGTGGGCAGAAAGTGTAGGAGTTGATGGACTCCTCATTATAACCCCTTACTATAATAAAACCACTCAAAAGGGATTAATTGAACATTTTAAAGCTATCAATGATGCAGTTAATATCCCCATAGTACTTTATAATGTTCCAGGAAGAACTGGAATGAATTTAAATCCTGAAACTCTATTAACCCTAAGTGATCTAAAGAATATTAAGGCTATTAAGGAAGCGAGTGGAAACATAAGTCAAATTGCAAAGATGAAGGCTCTTTGTAAAGATAGATTTGACATCTATTCGGGAAATGATGACCAAATCGTACCTATATTATCTTTAGGTGGTAAAGGTGTAATTTCAGTAATTGCAAATATTCTTCCTACAGAAATTCATGAAATGGTAATAGCTTATATAAAGGGAGATCATTCAAAAGCTCTTGAACTTCAACTGAATACATTAGCTTTATGTAATGCTCTATTTATAGAGACTAATCCAATACCAATAAAAACCGCATTAAATCTTCTTGGTTACAAGGTTGGCTCCTTAAGATTGCCTCTTTGTTCTATGAATGAAAAAAATCTTCAAATATTAAAAGATGAAATTAAAGCCTATGGCTTATCACTAAAGGAGGAATAG
- the ytxC gene encoding putative sporulation protein YtxC has product MLLKDIVYNGEREDVIDGLEYIKQNLEIKGAKLGISESVENRTHFVKIFCSDEIFNSKVEHNFNLYLSMLLYKFMSQEFYDKKLIEFLNENYFFLKGEELKDLKKICKDSFLCEGKIKDENEVYYINRKNSITRKILQCVNENALINIEGFVTFRIKEMESDFQAIVDKAVEKYMIDKEYDEFINLLKYFVDIQESKIDEVNISSSINGEYIIKDKSGKDISEELVKELKNTKYNNKDNQEDIIISGLITLAPRSIIIHNIDDFKKRELIDTISNVFEDKVKFCDDDAEIESLDTKLEKINKDLIKV; this is encoded by the coding sequence GTGCTTCTAAAAGACATTGTTTATAACGGAGAAAGGGAAGATGTAATAGACGGTTTAGAATATATAAAACAAAATTTAGAAATAAAAGGAGCTAAATTGGGAATTTCAGAAAGTGTAGAGAATAGAACTCACTTCGTTAAAATATTTTGCAGTGATGAAATTTTTAATTCTAAGGTTGAACACAATTTTAATTTATATTTGAGTATGCTTTTATATAAATTTATGTCTCAAGAATTTTATGATAAAAAATTAATAGAGTTTTTAAATGAAAATTATTTTTTCCTTAAGGGTGAAGAGCTAAAGGATTTAAAAAAGATATGTAAAGATTCATTTTTATGTGAAGGTAAAATTAAAGATGAAAATGAGGTTTACTATATAAATAGAAAAAATTCAATTACAAGAAAAATACTTCAATGTGTTAATGAAAATGCTTTAATAAATATAGAGGGCTTTGTTACATTCAGAATTAAAGAAATGGAAAGTGATTTTCAGGCTATAGTAGATAAAGCAGTGGAAAAGTATATGATAGATAAAGAGTATGATGAGTTTATTAATCTTTTAAAATATTTTGTGGATATTCAAGAAAGCAAAATAGACGAGGTTAATATATCTTCAAGTATTAATGGAGAATATATTATTAAGGATAAAAGTGGTAAGGATATAAGTGAAGAACTGGTTAAAGAATTAAAGAATACAAAATATAATAATAAAGATAATCAGGAAGATATAATTATTAGTGGGCTTATAACTCTAGCACCTAGGAGTATAATTATTCATAATATAGATGATTTTAAGAAGAGAGAGTTAATAGATACTATAAGTAATGTATTTGAGGATAAAGTTAAATTTTGTGATGATGATGCGGAAATAGAGAGCTTAGATACTAAACTAGAAAAAATAAATAAAGATCTTATAAAAGTTTAA
- a CDS encoding DUF6873 family GME fold protein — MKNVLVDFRISETEKENLYKNGFEPIIVPPSKSLYNAICGHPDMLLHIIDKKNIVVHNTMEMSFIYILKNLNYNVIKSHNSLKETYPYDIFLNAISTNDIFLHNLKYTDKNLISMVKGKKLLNVKQGYSKCSTALINDSAAITSDIKIHDILTSNGVKVLLVPPGNIELPGLNYGFIGGTCGIVEDGSIAFFGNLDNYLYGDMVFKFLIQQDVKPIFLSKGNLIDRGTLFRI, encoded by the coding sequence TTGAAAAATGTATTAGTAGACTTTAGAATTAGTGAAACTGAAAAGGAAAATTTATATAAAAATGGATTTGAACCCATAATAGTACCACCCAGTAAAAGCCTATATAATGCCATATGTGGCCACCCAGATATGCTTCTGCACATTATAGATAAAAAAAATATAGTAGTCCATAACACTATGGAGATGTCCTTTATTTATATTTTAAAAAATTTAAATTATAATGTAATTAAAAGCCATAATAGTCTTAAAGAAACTTATCCCTATGATATATTTCTTAATGCCATCAGCACAAATGATATATTTTTACATAATTTAAAATACACAGATAAAAATTTAATATCCATGGTTAAAGGCAAAAAATTATTAAATGTAAAACAGGGCTATAGCAAATGCTCTACGGCTTTAATAAATGATTCAGCTGCTATTACCAGTGATATAAAGATACATGATATTCTCACCTCTAATGGAGTGAAGGTTCTTCTTGTTCCGCCAGGCAATATTGAATTACCGGGATTAAATTATGGTTTCATAGGCGGTACCTGTGGCATTGTTGAAGATGGCAGTATTGCTTTTTTCGGAAACTTAGATAATTATTTATATGGAGATATGGTTTTTAAATTTTTAATACAGCAGGATGTAAAACCAATTTTCTTATCTAAGGGTAACCTAATAGATAGGGGCACACTATTTCGCATATAA
- the rpmI gene encoding 50S ribosomal protein L35, protein MPKMKTKRAAAKRFKLTGTGKLKRAKAFKSHILTKKSTKTKRNLRKTGYVSVTQEKTMKKLLPYL, encoded by the coding sequence ATGCCAAAAATGAAAACTAAAAGAGCAGCAGCTAAAAGATTTAAGCTTACAGGTACTGGAAAGCTTAAGAGAGCAAAGGCTTTTAAGAGTCACATATTAACTAAGAAAAGTACAAAGACAAAGAGAAACTTAAGAAAAACTGGATATGTTTCTGTAACACAGGAAAAGACAATGAAGAAATTGTTACCATACCTATAA
- the thrS gene encoding threonine--tRNA ligase codes for MVKVTLKDGKSLEVEKSTKIEDIAKNISTGLYKKSLGAKVNGKRTELMAKIDEDSILEILTFEDEDGKWILRHTASHILAQAVKRLYPKVKLAIGPAIDNGFYYDFDADFPITVDTLAAIEKEMSKIVKENLPLERFELPRNEAIDFMKQKGEDYKVELIEDLPEGEIISFYKQGDFTDLCAGPHVPSTGRVKVFKLLSVAGAYWRGNEKNKMLQRIYGTAFIKKADLDGYLNMLEEAKKRDHRKLGKELDLFSIHEEGPGFPFFHPKGMVVRNILESYWREVHTKAGYDEIRTPIILNEELWHQSGHWDHYKENMYFTKIDDNDYAIKPMNCPGSILVYKNSIHSYRELPIKLGELGLVHRHEKSGALQGLMRVRCFTQDDAHIFMTKDQITEEILGVIKLIDSFYKIFGFEYFVELSTRPEDSMGSDEDWEIATNGLIEALNSAGLKYKVNEGDGAFYGPKIDFHLKDCIGRTWQCGTIQLDYQMPERYDLTYIGADGEKHRPVMVHRVVFGSIERFIGILIEHYAGAFPTWLAPVQVKVMNITENQIEYLDKIIKMLKDAGFRVESDIRNEKIGYKIREAQLQKIPYMLIIGDNEVKEGNVSVRSRKDGDLGSLNVEDLILKLNAEIDQKLNSI; via the coding sequence ATGGTTAAAGTTACACTGAAGGATGGAAAATCTTTAGAGGTAGAAAAAAGTACAAAAATTGAAGATATTGCAAAAAATATCAGCACAGGCCTCTACAAAAAAAGTTTAGGAGCCAAGGTAAATGGAAAAAGAACAGAATTAATGGCAAAAATAGATGAGGATTCTATTCTTGAAATATTAACCTTTGAAGATGAAGATGGAAAATGGATATTAAGGCATACAGCTTCACATATATTAGCTCAAGCAGTGAAAAGATTGTATCCAAAAGTAAAGTTAGCTATTGGGCCAGCTATAGATAATGGATTTTATTACGATTTTGATGCTGATTTTCCAATAACAGTGGATACACTGGCTGCTATAGAAAAGGAAATGTCTAAAATTGTAAAGGAAAATTTACCTCTTGAAAGATTTGAACTACCTAGAAATGAAGCCATTGACTTTATGAAGCAAAAGGGTGAGGACTACAAAGTAGAACTTATTGAAGATCTACCTGAAGGAGAGATAATTTCCTTTTATAAGCAGGGAGATTTTACAGACCTTTGCGCAGGCCCTCACGTACCATCTACTGGAAGAGTAAAAGTTTTTAAACTTCTTTCTGTAGCAGGTGCATACTGGAGAGGTAATGAAAAAAATAAAATGCTTCAAAGAATATATGGTACAGCTTTTATAAAAAAAGCTGATCTTGATGGATATTTAAATATGCTTGAAGAAGCTAAAAAAAGAGATCACAGAAAACTTGGAAAAGAACTTGATTTGTTCAGTATTCATGAAGAGGGGCCTGGTTTTCCATTCTTTCATCCAAAGGGTATGGTAGTTAGGAATATACTGGAAAGTTATTGGAGAGAAGTGCATACAAAAGCAGGTTATGATGAAATAAGAACTCCTATTATATTAAATGAAGAATTATGGCATCAATCTGGACATTGGGATCACTATAAGGAAAATATGTACTTTACAAAAATAGATGATAATGATTATGCTATTAAGCCAATGAACTGCCCTGGATCAATATTGGTATATAAGAATTCAATACATTCCTATAGAGAATTGCCAATAAAGCTTGGAGAACTTGGTCTTGTTCACAGGCATGAGAAATCAGGAGCATTACAGGGTCTTATGAGGGTAAGATGTTTTACTCAGGACGATGCCCATATTTTTATGACAAAGGATCAAATTACAGAAGAAATTTTAGGAGTAATTAAGCTCATTGATTCCTTCTATAAAATTTTCGGATTTGAATATTTTGTAGAACTTTCTACAAGACCGGAGGATTCCATGGGAAGTGATGAGGATTGGGAGATTGCTACTAATGGATTAATAGAGGCACTAAATTCGGCAGGACTTAAGTATAAAGTAAATGAGGGCGATGGAGCTTTTTATGGTCCTAAAATAGATTTTCATCTTAAAGATTGCATTGGAAGAACATGGCAATGTGGTACAATTCAATTGGATTATCAAATGCCTGAAAGATATGACTTAACTTATATTGGTGCAGACGGTGAGAAGCATAGGCCTGTAATGGTTCATAGAGTTGTATTTGGAAGTATAGAAAGATTTATAGGAATACTCATAGAACATTATGCAGGAGCTTTTCCTACTTGGCTTGCACCAGTTCAAGTTAAAGTTATGAATATAACAGAAAACCAAATTGAATATCTAGACAAAATAATTAAAATGTTAAAAGATGCAGGCTTTAGAGTAGAAAGTGATATAAGAAATGAAAAGATAGGCTATAAGATTAGAGAAGCACAGCTGCAGAAGATTCCATATATGCTTATAATAGGTGATAATGAAGTGAAAGAAGGAAATGTTTCAGTAAGAAGTAGAAAAGATGGAGATTTGGGAAGCTTAAATGTAGAAGATCTTATATTAAAGTTGAATGCTGAAATAGATCAGAAACTAAATAGTATATAA
- the infC gene encoding translation initiation factor IF-3, which yields MKIISKNNKFIINEEIREREVRVIGNDNSQLGVISTRESIRLAEEQELDLVLISPGAVPPVCRIIDFGKFIYEQNKKEKENKKNQKAVVIKEVRLSATIEEHDIAIKANNARKFLLDEDKVKVTVRFRGREADYAFKGNKILDNFVSKIEDVCVIEKRAKLEGRNMTMVLAPKRA from the coding sequence GTGAAAATTATTAGTAAAAATAATAAGTTTATCATTAATGAAGAGATTAGAGAAAGAGAAGTAAGGGTTATAGGAAATGATAATTCACAGCTTGGAGTTATTTCTACTAGAGAGTCTATAAGGCTGGCAGAAGAGCAAGAGCTGGATTTAGTTCTTATATCACCAGGTGCAGTTCCACCAGTTTGTCGAATTATAGACTTTGGTAAGTTTATATACGAGCAAAATAAGAAAGAAAAAGAAAATAAGAAGAATCAAAAGGCAGTAGTGATTAAGGAAGTTAGATTGAGTGCTACAATTGAAGAGCATGATATAGCAATTAAAGCTAATAATGCTAGAAAGTTTTTACTTGATGAAGACAAGGTGAAGGTTACTGTTAGATTTAGAGGAAGAGAAGCAGATTATGCCTTCAAAGGCAATAAGATATTAGACAACTTTGTTTCTAAAATAGAGGATGTTTGTGTCATTGAAAAAAGAGCAAAGCTTGAAGGAAGAAATATGACCATGGTTTTAGCTCCTAAAAGAGCATAA
- a CDS encoding class I SAM-dependent DNA methyltransferase yields the protein MDCYKNFAHVYDELIHGDVDYEKWGNTILDICKSHNVKFESYLDLACGTGNLTEVIGKAFKQIWGVDLSEDMLWEADKKLRKTNIKAKLVKQDICNLQLNRKFDLITCCLDSTNYILEDNNLKKYFSGIRKHLKENGVFIFDINSYHKLGKIIGNNLFTYDDGEVVYIWENQFDNEIVDMYLTFFVKSGEDYKRFDEEHSERAYRECEIETLLSECGFVVINKLNNYKEETIDNNTERIVYILKCSE from the coding sequence ATGGATTGCTATAAAAATTTTGCCCATGTTTATGATGAACTCATTCATGGAGACGTAGATTATGAAAAATGGGGAAACACTATTCTAGATATATGTAAAAGTCATAATGTGAAGTTTGAAAGCTATTTGGACTTGGCTTGTGGCACAGGAAATCTTACAGAAGTAATAGGCAAAGCCTTTAAACAAATCTGGGGAGTAGATTTATCCGAAGATATGTTGTGGGAAGCTGATAAAAAGCTTAGAAAGACAAATATAAAGGCAAAACTGGTAAAGCAAGATATCTGTAATTTGCAGCTAAATAGGAAATTTGACTTGATAACTTGCTGTTTGGATTCAACTAATTATATTTTAGAGGATAACAATCTGAAAAAATATTTTAGTGGCATTAGGAAACATTTAAAGGAAAATGGTGTTTTTATTTTTGATATAAATTCCTATCATAAACTCGGTAAAATTATAGGGAACAATCTTTTTACCTATGATGATGGAGAGGTTGTGTATATATGGGAAAATCAATTCGATAATGAAATTGTGGACATGTATCTTACCTTTTTTGTAAAAAGCGGTGAAGATTATAAGAGATTTGACGAAGAGCACAGTGAAAGAGCTTATAGAGAATGCGAAATAGAAACTTTACTTAGTGAATGTGGCTTCGTGGTAATAAATAAATTAAACAATTATAAAGAGGAGACTATAGATAATAATACGGAAAGAATAGTGTATATACTAAAATGTAGTGAATAA
- the hslO gene encoding Hsp33 family molecular chaperone HslO, whose protein sequence is MEDKLLIATAKDGEVRIIAATTTELVETGIKFHECEATAAAALGRMLTAGSLMGAMMKNESDSLTLKIDGGGIAKGVLVTAHSDASVKGYIGNPKAELPPNSKGKLDVSGIIGKDGILTIIRDLGLREPYVGQVPIYTGEIGDDLAYYFTTSDQVPSAVGLGVLVNRDLSIKAAGGFIIQMMPGHNELTADLITYRLEEIPPITKLISDGMNIEEILNYIFEDMDLKIVGEIKPEYKCDCTKERVERALISIGKKDLEEIYNENKTEELRCNFCNKAYTFTHEDIGNILDNLSN, encoded by the coding sequence ATGGAAGATAAATTACTGATTGCAACGGCAAAAGATGGAGAAGTTAGAATAATAGCAGCAACTACAACGGAATTGGTGGAAACGGGCATAAAATTTCATGAATGTGAGGCAACCGCTGCCGCTGCACTGGGCAGAATGCTTACAGCAGGAAGTCTTATGGGAGCTATGATGAAAAATGAAAGCGATTCTCTTACATTAAAAATAGATGGTGGAGGAATTGCAAAGGGAGTACTTGTTACTGCTCATAGTGATGCTAGTGTGAAGGGATATATAGGAAATCCAAAGGCTGAATTGCCTCCAAACAGTAAAGGTAAACTTGATGTATCAGGTATAATTGGAAAAGATGGTATTCTTACAATTATAAGGGATCTTGGTTTGAGAGAACCCTATGTAGGGCAGGTACCAATATATACAGGGGAAATAGGGGATGATCTGGCATATTATTTTACTACCTCTGATCAAGTGCCCTCAGCAGTGGGACTTGGGGTTTTAGTAAATAGGGATTTAAGTATTAAAGCAGCAGGAGGATTCATAATTCAAATGATGCCAGGGCATAATGAACTTACAGCTGATTTAATAACTTACAGATTAGAAGAGATACCACCTATAACTAAGCTTATAAGTGATGGTATGAATATAGAAGAAATCCTTAATTATATATTTGAAGATATGGATTTAAAGATAGTGGGGGAGATAAAGCCTGAATATAAATGTGATTGTACGAAGGAGAGAGTTGAGAGAGCCCTTATAAGTATAGGGAAAAAAGATCTAGAAGAAATATATAATGAAAACAAAACAGAAGAATTAAGGTGTAATTTTTGCAACAAAGCATATACCTTTACTCATGAAGATATAGGTAATATACTTGATAATCTATCTAATTAA